Proteins from one Papaver somniferum cultivar HN1 unplaced genomic scaffold, ASM357369v1 unplaced-scaffold_158, whole genome shotgun sequence genomic window:
- the LOC113337024 gene encoding uncharacterized protein LOC113337024, whose amino-acid sequence MGKEFVIKDLGPLHFFNGIQATRNSAGFLLSQEQYIDNFIIKTKMNVVKLTSTPILSSSSDVDSTPFWDPVLYRNTVGAHQYATFKRDSVLQLQAYSNADWASDMSDRISTSGMAIFLVPNLIS is encoded by the exons ATGGGCAAAGAATTTGTTATTAAAGACTTGGGTCCTCTTCACTTTTTCAATGGTATTCAGGCCACCAGAAACTCTGCAGGTTTTTTATTATCTCAGGAGCAATATATTGATAATTTTATTATTAAGACCAAGATGAATGTTGTTAAACTAACATCCACTCCAATCTTATCATCTTCTTCTGATGTTGATTCCACACCTTTTTGGGATCCTGTTTTATATAGAAACACAGTTGGTGCTCATCAATATGCTACA TTTAAGAGGGATTCAGTTTTGCAATTGCAAGCTTATTCAAATGCTGATTGGGCAAGTGACATGTCTGATAGGATATCCACAAGTGGTATGGCTATTTTTCTTGTTCCCAACTTAATTTCTTAG
- the LOC113337026 gene encoding glutamic acid-rich protein-like: MGYLEEIVNLNQIPWLVIGDLNVIFSNDEKEMQPGWVKAYIDEERLLLDEYRRQKQENNIDAVKEKLRILDMQRKELDEELTEVLERQERILNFIEEKRLKVNEVGLINLTEREVNDFSNYILDEIFKFAKEIRLETEQDEEIEEEEEEDEKVEEDKEDEVIEEEEEDMDEHKEDEEIEEEEEEEEHNEDGDMNDDKDDDDKEGSKDNDDKEGSKEGSKGGDDEHGTEYKKNEVPSETPEKQRPGESFLH, translated from the exons ATGGGATACTTAGAAGAGATTGTTAATCTTAACCAAATACCATGGCTGGTTATAGGGGATTTAAACGTTATTTTTAGCAATGATGAAAAAGAG ATGCAACCAGGATGGGTAAAGGCTTACATTGATGAAGAGCGATTACTTTTGGATGAGTACCGGAGgcagaaacaagaaaataacaTAGATGCAGTGAAGGAAAAGCTGCGCATATTAGATATGCAAAGAAAGGAGTTGGATGAGGAGCTTACTGAAGTTCTGGAGAGGCAAGAAAGGATTCTTAATTTCATCGAAGAGAAAAGACTAAAAGTTAATGAAGTTGGTCTAATTAACTTGACAGAAAGAGAAGTCAATGATTTTAGTAATTACATTTTGGATgaaatttttaaatttgcaaagGAAATACGGCTTGAAACTGAGCAGGATGAGgagattgaggaggaggaggaggaggatgagaaGGTTGAGGAGGATAAGGAAGATGAGgtgattgaggaggaggaggaggatatgGATGAGCACAAGGAAGATGAGgagattgaggaggaggaggaggaagaggagcaCAATGAAGATGGTGATATGAATGatgataaggatgatgatgacaAGGAGGGTAGCAAGGATAATGATGACAAGGAGGGTAGCAAAG AGGGTAGCAAAGGTGGTGATGACGAGCATGGAACTGAATATAAAAAGAATGAAGTTCCGTCTGAAACTCCTGAAAAGCAAAG ACCTGGAGAAAGTTTTCTGCACTAA